One Salvia splendens isolate huo1 chromosome 12, SspV2, whole genome shotgun sequence genomic window carries:
- the LOC121759252 gene encoding ubiquitin carboxyl-terminal hydrolase 3-like, whose product MGVAGSKLEKALGDHFPEGERYFGLENFGNTCYCNSVLQALYFCVPFREQLLEYYSNNKSQGEAEENLLTCLAELFSQINSQKKKTGVIAPKRFVQRLRKENDVFRGYMHQDAHEFLNFLLNQLVDILEKECPKPTSENVSNGPSNGHVNGVKQEPPATWVHKNFQGILTNETRCLRCETVTARDETFLDLSLDIEQNSSITSCLKNFSSTETLNAEDKFFCDKCCSLQEAQKRMKIKKSPRILVIHLKRFKYMEQLNRHKKLSYRVVFPLELKLSTTLDAGDSVYSLFAVVVHVGTGPNHGHYVSLVKSHNHWLFFDDENVEMIDESAIQTFFGSAQEYSSNTDHGYILFYESLSGDNKSL is encoded by the exons ATGGGTGTGGCGGGCTCCAAGTTAGAGAAGGCTTTGGGCGACCATTTTCCCGAAGGGGAAAGATATTTCGGTTTGGAGAATTTCGGCAACACTTGCTATTGTAACAGTGTTTTGCAG GCTCTCTACTTTTGTGTACCATTTCGTGAACAATTATTGGAGTATTATTCTAACAACAAAAGCCAAGGCGAAGCAGAGGAAAACCTTTTAACTTGTCTCGCGGAACTTTTTTCACAG ATAAACTCTCAGAAGAAGAAAACAGGTGTAATAGCTCCAAAACGCTTTGTGCAGAGgcttagaaaagaaaatgatgttttCCGAGGATACATGCACCAG GATGCTCATGAATTTCTGAACTTCTTGCTAAACCAACTTGTTGACATACTGGAGAAAGAGTGTCCCAAACCTACATCTGAGAATGTTTCAAATGGGCCGAGTAACGGTCATGTCAATGGTGTTAAGCAGGAACCTCCAGCTACTTGGGTCCACAAAAATTTCCAG GGTATTCTCACGAATGAGACGAGGTGTTTAAGGTGTGAGACAGTTACTGCAAGGGATGAAACATTCTTAGATTTAAGCCTTGATATTGAACAGAACAGTTCGATTACAAGCTGCCTCAAGAACTTCAGTTCTACAGAGACCCTCAATGCGGAAGATAAATTCTTCTGCGACAAATGTTGCAG TTTGCAAGAAGCCCAGAAAAGGATGAAGATAAAGAAATCACCTCGCATCTTGGTGATTCATCTCAAACGATTCAAGTACATGGAACAGCTAAACAGACACAAGAAGCTATCCTATCGGGTCGTGTTTCCTCTGGAGCTGAAACTCAGCACCACGTTAGATGCTGGCGACTCCGTGTACTCGCTGTTTGCTGTGGTAGTTCACGTAGGAACCGGGCCGAACCATGGGCATTATGTGAGTCTCGTAAAAAGCCATAATCACTGGCTGTTCTTTGATGATGAGAATGTGGAGATGATTGATGAGTCGGCCATCCAGACGTTTTTCGGGTCTGCCCAAGAATACTCGAGCAACACCGACCATGGGTACATTCTGTTCTATGAAAGCCTAAGTGGTGATAACAAGTCACTCTGA